In one Echinicola marina genomic region, the following are encoded:
- a CDS encoding NAD(P)-dependent oxidoreductase yields the protein MTVLVVGASGATGRHLVNQLLLKGNKVKIIVRSKGNQSWDEMNNLDIYTASILELSDSELMTYTADCDAIASCLGHNITFKGIYGQPRKLVTDATKRLCQAITKHQPKSPIKYVLMNTSGNSNRDLNEPISFAQKCIIGLLRLLMPPHVDNEQAADYLRTEIGQNDKYIQWVAVRPDGLIDENKVTEYETYPSPTRSAIFNAGKVSRVNVGHFMAELINDNNLWNKWKGQMPVIYSKTAVSNSEK from the coding sequence ATGACTGTATTAGTAGTAGGAGCAAGCGGTGCAACAGGACGTCATTTGGTCAATCAACTTTTGTTAAAAGGAAATAAGGTCAAAATAATTGTTCGCTCAAAAGGGAACCAATCATGGGATGAAATGAATAATTTAGACATCTACACTGCCAGTATTCTAGAGTTAAGCGATAGCGAACTGATGACATATACAGCTGATTGTGATGCCATAGCCTCATGTTTGGGACATAATATTACTTTTAAAGGAATTTATGGGCAACCCAGAAAACTTGTAACAGATGCCACTAAGCGACTTTGTCAAGCAATTACAAAACATCAACCTAAAAGCCCCATTAAGTATGTTTTGATGAACACTTCTGGAAACAGTAACCGGGACTTAAACGAACCCATTTCCTTTGCTCAAAAGTGCATTATAGGACTGCTAAGATTGTTAATGCCACCCCATGTAGACAATGAACAAGCAGCGGATTATTTAAGAACTGAAATTGGCCAAAATGATAAATATATCCAATGGGTTGCTGTCAGGCCAGATGGCTTGATTGATGAAAATAAAGTCACCGAATACGAGACATACCCTTCACCAACAAGAAGTGCAATTTTTAATGCTGGCAAGGTAAGTAGAGTAAATGTTGGTCATTTTATGGCAGAATTAATTAACGATAATAATCTATGGAATAAATGGAAGGGTCAAATGCCTGTTATTTATTCTAAAACAGCTGTATCTAATTCTGAAAAATAA
- a CDS encoding sensor histidine kinase has product MMKQLLLFLVVILASLNLSQAHPAQSPFEETTWNVIRERLFNGDNSKAYRFEDDIRFQLTGAKNHQDSAVFVKMIAELNDLLETVQIKMVETDPNFKLTLSHEAGGLSTSSGRRTSGSNIIYVNLKLGIPGSIDEKAAINHIYYHTIRQLTKLYSSQNGSTGYGGIFDSPKAADAEFKEIDKNLLRKLYSPDFYENLKENTVRKFGYSYYLNLRFQKLLKILPSVFKAILIIFGFMFFLSRASKRKQNPGLFLYIKQRTIILFILPFIFSFYHTSYTATDYNPLLIFSPADFGISYLITFSYAVFILIIFYFTEPIFLKKIDNFVGKQAFIFLSTIILPFLVSVIAIFIFILFWNKALLSGFSPLTFFTQDPSFLLKIIFVATLRVFYNIVHYRIQSMVNQKDVEIARMKALKNQAELNALHSRINPHFLYNSLNSIASLAHINADKTENMATGLSELFRYSINQEDKTFVTVAEELEMVKKYLEIEKTRFGDRLSYEINTDKDTLDKQIPKFLIQPLVENAIKHGLSKIKGPGKVRVEIIKEGKNLILSVYDNGPGFPEEPVSGYGLQNLYDKLDIIYGNKASVNWENGEQKHFKVILKNQFEK; this is encoded by the coding sequence ATGATGAAACAGTTATTGCTTTTTTTAGTAGTCATTTTAGCCAGTCTAAACTTAAGTCAGGCGCATCCAGCCCAAAGCCCCTTTGAAGAGACCACTTGGAATGTAATTCGGGAAAGGCTGTTTAACGGGGATAACTCCAAGGCCTATCGCTTTGAGGATGATATCCGTTTTCAGTTAACCGGGGCCAAGAACCATCAGGATTCTGCGGTCTTTGTCAAAATGATTGCCGAATTAAACGACCTGCTTGAAACCGTTCAAATTAAAATGGTAGAAACAGACCCCAACTTCAAACTAACTCTTTCACATGAAGCAGGAGGGCTATCCACCTCATCAGGACGACGAACCTCTGGTTCCAATATTATTTATGTCAATTTAAAACTTGGAATCCCAGGATCAATCGACGAAAAAGCAGCCATAAATCACATTTATTATCATACCATTCGCCAATTAACCAAGCTTTACTCGTCTCAAAATGGGAGTACTGGTTACGGAGGGATTTTTGATTCACCCAAAGCCGCTGATGCTGAATTTAAGGAAATAGACAAAAACTTGCTTAGAAAGCTATATTCACCTGATTTCTATGAAAATCTCAAAGAAAATACGGTAAGAAAGTTCGGCTATTCTTATTATCTTAATCTAAGATTTCAAAAGTTATTGAAAATCCTCCCGAGTGTATTCAAAGCCATTTTAATCATATTTGGCTTTATGTTTTTCCTCTCCAGAGCTTCTAAAAGAAAACAAAACCCCGGACTATTTTTATATATAAAGCAGAGGACCATCATCCTTTTTATACTTCCTTTTATCTTTTCCTTTTACCATACTTCCTACACGGCTACTGATTATAATCCCCTTTTAATATTCAGTCCTGCTGACTTTGGCATCAGTTATCTCATCACTTTTTCTTATGCAGTATTTATCCTTATTATTTTCTATTTTACCGAGCCCATTTTTCTCAAGAAGATAGATAATTTCGTAGGGAAACAGGCATTTATCTTTTTAAGCACTATCATCCTACCCTTCTTGGTCTCAGTCATCGCAATTTTCATCTTTATTTTATTTTGGAATAAAGCACTGCTTTCAGGATTTAGCCCTCTTACCTTCTTTACCCAAGATCCATCTTTTCTGTTGAAAATTATATTTGTGGCTACTTTGAGGGTTTTCTATAATATCGTTCACTACCGTATCCAAAGCATGGTCAATCAGAAGGATGTTGAAATTGCCAGAATGAAGGCACTAAAAAATCAAGCCGAGTTAAACGCCCTGCATTCGCGCATCAACCCTCATTTTTTATATAACTCACTCAATTCTATCGCCAGCTTGGCCCATATCAATGCGGATAAAACCGAAAACATGGCTACTGGTCTTTCCGAACTTTTCAGGTACTCCATCAATCAAGAGGACAAAACCTTCGTCACGGTGGCTGAAGAGCTAGAAATGGTAAAAAAATACCTTGAAATAGAAAAAACCCGTTTCGGTGACCGGCTGAGCTATGAAATAAACACTGATAAAGACACCCTGGACAAGCAGATCCCCAAATTCCTGATCCAACCATTGGTAGAAAATGCCATTAAGCACGGACTTTCGAAAATAAAAGGCCCAGGTAAAGTCCGCGTTGAAATAATAAAAGAGGGAAAGAACCTAATCCTATCTGTATATGATAATGGCCCTGGATTTCCTGAAGAACCGGTCAGCGGCTATGGATTACAAAACCTGTACGATAAACTGGACATTATCTATGGGAATAAGGCCAGTGTGAATTGGGAAAACGGAGAGCAAAAACATTTTAAGGTAATCTTAAAGAATCAATTTGAAAAATGA
- a CDS encoding serine hydrolase domain-containing protein, producing MIKNKKAKWTVRLLLLVGTAVSMFFVPWILVKAWILPLPDTVQGQVEEAIGHGFDGMIVYVDEAGKPPAFYTGGWKDRENKIPADPKSLFKIASISKLYTAVAATKLVKEKLLSFDNKLTDYLPELKGRIENAEEITLKMMIQHRSGIPNFTDNPAYWENEQEKGKNPLDFALDLPASFEPNEGYEYSNTNYLLLRRIMDNVLGYSHHQYIKEKILAPLDLNNTFFSITEVDLNDVMSGYYVGHEEDFKAREYGMLATAEDVGIFLRALNDGSVFDEGEQEIYPYEYNHGGLVIGYQSLAEYHKDMDAVVVQFINTTDFNGYEWNLSEITMNRIVKILRKKG from the coding sequence ATGATAAAAAATAAAAAAGCCAAATGGACGGTTAGGTTGCTTTTGCTGGTTGGCACAGCGGTATCTATGTTTTTTGTGCCCTGGATTTTGGTAAAGGCCTGGATTTTACCATTACCTGATACCGTGCAAGGGCAAGTAGAGGAAGCCATCGGACATGGATTTGATGGCATGATCGTATATGTGGACGAGGCGGGAAAACCTCCTGCATTTTATACTGGTGGCTGGAAAGATAGAGAAAACAAAATACCGGCCGACCCAAAATCATTGTTTAAAATTGCCAGTATTAGCAAGTTATATACCGCTGTAGCAGCTACAAAATTGGTCAAAGAAAAGCTTTTGTCTTTTGACAATAAACTTACCGATTACCTTCCAGAGCTTAAAGGTAGAATTGAAAATGCTGAAGAAATTACCTTGAAGATGATGATTCAACATCGTTCTGGTATTCCAAACTTCACAGATAACCCTGCTTATTGGGAAAACGAACAAGAAAAAGGCAAAAACCCCTTGGATTTTGCCCTAGACCTACCTGCCAGTTTTGAACCTAATGAAGGATATGAATATTCAAACACGAATTATTTATTGCTTCGAAGGATTATGGATAATGTTTTAGGGTATAGCCACCATCAATATATCAAAGAAAAAATATTGGCACCGCTTGATTTGAATAACACTTTTTTTTCGATAACTGAAGTCGATTTAAATGATGTCATGAGTGGGTATTATGTGGGGCATGAGGAAGATTTTAAAGCTCGTGAATATGGAATGTTGGCCACAGCAGAAGATGTAGGTATATTCTTGCGAGCCTTAAACGATGGTTCGGTATTTGACGAGGGAGAACAGGAAATCTATCCTTATGAATATAACCATGGAGGCTTGGTCATTGGCTATCAGAGCCTTGCAGAATACCACAAAGATATGGATGCGGTAGTAGTTCAATTTATTAATACAACTGATTTTAATGGATATGAATGGAATTTATCAGAAATTACGATGAACCGCATTGTAAAAATCTTAAGAAAAAAAGGATAA